In Pseudomonadota bacterium, the DNA window CCGTTTTCGCTTCTGATGCTGGGACCGGTCACCATCTCGGCGACCATCCTCTCCCAGCGCAGCACCCTCGCGCTCTCGCTTTTGGCAGCACTTCTGGTGACCTTGCTCGCCATCTGGCATCTGCCCTTGCCTTGGGACGGCCCGCCGCCGACGCCGCCGCTCATGCTCATCGTCGGCAGCTGGGTCGCCATCGTGCTGGCGATTCTCATCATCGTCGGCAATACGCTGACCGTGTCCGAGGAGGCTCGGCGCATGTCGGATGCGCTCTCCGCCACCCAGCTCGCACTCGCCCGCGAGCAGCGGCTGTCGGCGGTGGGGGCACTCGCCGCTGCGGCGGCGCACGAGCTCGGCAGCCCCTTGTCCACCATCGCGGTCGTCGCCAAGGAGCTGCAGCGCGATCTGCCCGCGGACGGCCAGGTCGGCGAGGACATCGCCTTGCTGGTGAGCCAAAGCGACCGCTGCCGCGACATTCTGGCCCGCCTGTCGCGGCTGCCGGAGGGCGACAGCGCCTCGCCCTTGCAGCGCCTGCCGCTCTCCGCCGTGGTCGAGCTCGCGGCCTTGCCCCATGAAGGCGACGAGATCGACATCGAATATGCCTTGGACCCCGAGGCCGCCGCGGGTGCGGAGCCGGTGGTGCGGCGCAGCCCGGAGCTGATCAACGGGCTTGCCAATCTGCTGCAGAACGCCTTGCAGTTCGCCCAGAGCCGGATCAGCGTGGTCACCTCCTGGACTGAGAGCGAGGCCCTCATTACCATCCTCGACGACGGACCCGGGTTCCCGATGAGCGTGCTGCAGAATCTGGGTGAGCCCTATCTCTCCAATCGCGACGAGCGGGACACCCATATGGGTCTGGGCGTGTTCATCGCCCTCAATCTCCTGGGCCGGACCGGGGCCACGGTGGACTTCGCCAATCGGCCCGAAGGTGGGGCGCGCGTGGTCATTCGCTGGCCGAGGGCGCGCTTGGAAGCAGGCTGACCGGCGGCAAGGTGGACTGGAAAGAGGCGGCATGAGCGAGGGGCGTCGGAGCGAGAGCAATCCCTTGGCGGGCGATCGCAGCCTGCTGATCGTCGATGACGACGAGCCCTTGCGCGCGCGGCTGGCCCGGGCGCTGGAGCGTCGGGGCTTTCTCGTCGCCACCGCCGAGAGTGCGGCCGCCGGGATTGCCGCCGCCGGCGCCTCGGCGCCGGCTTTCGCGGTGGTGGATCTGCGCCTGGCCGACGGCAACGGGCTCGACGTGGTGGCGGCGCTCCGGGCTGCCCGGCCCGAGGTTCGCGTGGTGGTGCTGACCGGCTACGGCAACATCGCAACGGCGGTGGCCGCGGTCAAAGCCGGCGCGGTGGATTACCTGCCGAAGCCGGCCGACGCCGACTCGATCGAGGCAGCGCTGCTCGCCCGCGAGAACCCGCTGCCGGAACCGCCGGAAAACCCGATGTCCGCCGACCGGGTGCGCTGGGAGCACATCCAGCGCGTCTTCGAGCAATGCGACCGCAACGTCTCGGAGACCGCCCGGCGCCTGCGCATGCATCGCCGCACCTTGCAGCGCATCCTCTCCAAGCACGCGCCCAAGGACTGAGCGCCGAGTCTCTACGTTCTCTATTCGTCGTCATGCCCGGACTTGTTCCGGGCATCCACGTCTTTGATCGCGCGGCGACACGACATGGATGCGCGGGTCGAGCCCGCGCATGACGAATGATGGAACGGAACTGCGGAGAGCGCGCGCGCCGCTAGCCGATCTTCGCGGATTGGCGATGTTTGAAGGTTCCAAGTGATTGATTTTGCTGAGGCTGGATATTGCAGGTCTGCACTACAACGGCTTTGGCGGCGGAGCCTGGGCGGCGGTGATTCTAGGCGGGCGCTGCGGGGG includes these proteins:
- a CDS encoding ActR/PrrA/RegA family redox response regulator transcription factor translates to MSEGRRSESNPLAGDRSLLIVDDDEPLRARLARALERRGFLVATAESAAAGIAAAGASAPAFAVVDLRLADGNGLDVVAALRAARPEVRVVVLTGYGNIATAVAAVKAGAVDYLPKPADADSIEAALLARENPLPEPPENPMSADRVRWEHIQRVFEQCDRNVSETARRLRMHRRTLQRILSKHAPKD
- a CDS encoding ActS/PrrB/RegB family redox-sensitive histidine kinase; this translates as MPRERSGRADAVRLYREARLARGRAWVLALGRGEEVPDKVSETTATNAAAAKPGRGEDAPTGLRAATEVRSPGPVRLRTIVLIRWIAVAGQAATLLVVDFGLGFNVLLAPAFAVVGASVLLNLAVMLFPPLGGRLDDRQATLFLVYDSMQLAMLLFLTGGLDNPFSLLMLGPVTISATILSQRSTLALSLLAALLVTLLAIWHLPLPWDGPPPTPPLMLIVGSWVAIVLAILIIVGNTLTVSEEARRMSDALSATQLALAREQRLSAVGALAAAAAHELGSPLSTIAVVAKELQRDLPADGQVGEDIALLVSQSDRCRDILARLSRLPEGDSASPLQRLPLSAVVELAALPHEGDEIDIEYALDPEAAAGAEPVVRRSPELINGLANLLQNALQFAQSRISVVTSWTESEALITILDDGPGFPMSVLQNLGEPYLSNRDERDTHMGLGVFIALNLLGRTGATVDFANRPEGGARVVIRWPRARLEAG